A stretch of candidate division KSB1 bacterium DNA encodes these proteins:
- a CDS encoding DUF503 domain-containing protein, translating into MFVGLSRFELFIPDSGSLKSKRFVLSSLKARLRNRFNVSVAEVGDTEKWQRVTLGVVTIGNEQRFVDETLAKIYNFVEGEDRVQILDYRAEIL; encoded by the coding sequence ATGTTCGTTGGTCTGTCGCGGTTCGAGCTATTCATCCCTGACAGCGGATCGCTCAAGTCGAAACGATTTGTCCTGAGCAGCCTGAAGGCGCGGCTGCGTAATCGCTTCAATGTGAGCGTGGCAGAGGTGGGGGATACAGAGAAGTGGCAGCGGGTCACCCTCGGTGTAGTCACTATCGGCAATGAACAACGTTTTGTGGACGAGACGTTGGCCAAAATCTACAACTTTGTAGAAGGGGAAGACAGGGTGCAGATACTCGACTATCGGGCGGAAATTCTGTAG
- the rbfA gene encoding 30S ribosome-binding factor RbfA — protein MHPSYKRSLRVGELLKRELSAIIFRHVKDPGIGQITITEVTVTDDLRLARVYVATAADPGVRAATMQALERATSFLRAQLGARIRIRYTPELRFFYDDTLDRAERIDRLLRDAGADHPEV, from the coding sequence ATGCACCCTTCGTACAAGAGATCGTTGCGCGTGGGCGAGCTTCTGAAGCGGGAGCTGAGCGCGATTATCTTCCGTCACGTGAAAGACCCCGGAATTGGCCAGATTACCATTACGGAAGTGACGGTGACCGATGACCTGCGGCTGGCCAGGGTCTACGTGGCTACAGCAGCCGACCCCGGGGTTCGCGCGGCTACCATGCAGGCCCTCGAGCGGGCCACTAGTTTCCTTCGCGCTCAGCTTGGCGCCCGTATTAGGATCAGGTATACCCCCGAGCTGCGCTTTTTCTATGACGACACGCTGGACCGCGCCGAACGCATCGATAGACTGCTGCGGGACGCAGGAGCGGACCACCCCGAGGTGTGA
- a CDS encoding bifunctional riboflavin kinase/FAD synthetase yields the protein MEIIQRFPPPGFREKSVVTIGTFDGVHVGHRAIIERVVVRAAQENLPAVVVTFEPHPQLVVPRPDRPHIHLLSLFEEKVALLEALGVTVVVALPFSNELAQTEPGDFVRSVLHEALGAARVVVGYDHTFGKGRSGTVTMLHELGVTFGFDVEVVPKLMVDGAPVSSTRVRQLLTNGDVSGAARLLGRNYTLQGTVVQGRGLGRKLGYPTANLNPPAAKLVPKSGTYAVLVHLDGRRFRGLLNIGVRPTFGEPSAGPVLEVHIYDYEGQLYGETVSVEFLGRIRGEQRFASSRELVRQIEADKEASQAFFANVK from the coding sequence ATGGAGATCATACAGAGATTTCCGCCGCCAGGATTTCGGGAAAAATCTGTAGTCACTATTGGCACGTTCGACGGTGTTCACGTTGGCCATCGCGCAATAATCGAAAGAGTGGTGGTCAGGGCCGCACAGGAGAACCTGCCTGCGGTTGTCGTTACCTTCGAGCCACACCCCCAGCTGGTGGTGCCCCGACCAGACCGCCCGCATATTCACCTTCTTTCCCTCTTTGAGGAAAAGGTAGCGTTGTTGGAGGCCTTGGGGGTGACGGTGGTTGTCGCTTTGCCGTTCAGTAACGAGCTGGCGCAGACCGAACCAGGCGACTTTGTGCGGAGTGTGCTCCACGAGGCTCTCGGGGCCGCGCGCGTCGTGGTCGGGTATGACCATACCTTTGGCAAGGGGCGTTCTGGGACGGTGACGATGTTGCACGAACTGGGGGTCACGTTCGGCTTTGACGTCGAGGTGGTGCCCAAATTGATGGTCGACGGGGCACCGGTCAGTAGCACGCGGGTGCGTCAGCTGCTGACAAACGGTGACGTCTCGGGGGCAGCACGGCTGCTAGGCAGGAATTACACCCTTCAAGGCACCGTGGTCCAAGGGAGAGGTTTGGGCCGTAAGTTGGGGTATCCTACGGCGAATCTCAATCCTCCGGCCGCGAAACTGGTCCCCAAGTCGGGCACTTACGCGGTGTTGGTGCACCTCGACGGTCGGCGGTTTCGTGGCCTCCTCAACATCGGCGTGCGGCCCACATTTGGCGAGCCATCTGCAGGCCCCGTATTGGAGGTGCACATCTACGACTATGAGGGTCAGCTTTACGGCGAGACAGTATCCGTAGAATTCCTCGGCCGCATTCGTGGTGAACAGCGTTTTGCATCATCGCGTGAGCTGGTCCGGCAGATAGAAGCCGACAAGGAGGCAAGTCAGGCCTTTTTCGCGAACGTGAAATAG
- the rpsO gene encoding 30S ribosomal protein S15, whose amino-acid sequence MPLTKEQKAELISKYGTTPHDTGRAEAQIALMTARIKELTEHLETHVKDHHSRRGLMKLVGKRRRLLEYLRRKDIERYRKVIDELGIRR is encoded by the coding sequence ATGCCACTGACAAAGGAACAGAAGGCGGAACTAATCAGCAAGTACGGGACTACGCCGCACGACACCGGTCGAGCAGAGGCGCAGATCGCCCTGATGACGGCGCGCATCAAAGAGCTTACTGAGCATTTAGAGACCCACGTGAAGGACCACCACTCCCGCCGTGGTCTCATGAAGCTCGTCGGGAAGAGGCGCAGATTGCTCGAGTACTTGCGGCGCAAGGACATTGAGCGTTATCGCAAGGTGATCGACGAACTAGGCATTCGTCGGTAA
- the truB gene encoding tRNA pseudouridine(55) synthase TruB, whose translation MVLNINKPVGWTSFEVVEEVRRVAGTKRVGHGGTLDPFAEGVLLVCVGPATKMVSSLMTLRKVYEGTLELGLETDTLDVTGTVVRRLGLRNRPTKDEIEQAMSRFVGEIEQMPPMFSAVKVGGRRLYQWARAHQEVARKSRMVNVYHFAPTRIRLPFVEFVVECGKGTYVRSLVADLGALLGCGAVLKTLRRTAVGPHCIEDALTLDQLQRSHFYPVV comes from the coding sequence GTGGTACTGAACATCAACAAGCCCGTCGGCTGGACGTCGTTCGAAGTGGTGGAAGAGGTGAGGAGGGTGGCAGGCACCAAACGCGTCGGACACGGTGGTACGCTGGATCCTTTCGCTGAAGGTGTCTTGCTTGTGTGCGTGGGGCCCGCCACCAAAATGGTGTCCAGTTTGATGACGTTGCGCAAAGTGTATGAGGGGACGTTGGAGCTGGGGCTTGAGACGGACACGCTGGACGTGACCGGAACTGTGGTGCGACGCTTGGGCTTGCGAAACCGGCCCACCAAGGATGAGATCGAGCAGGCGATGAGCCGCTTCGTGGGCGAGATAGAGCAGATGCCGCCCATGTTTTCTGCCGTGAAGGTGGGCGGCAGGAGGCTCTACCAATGGGCTCGGGCGCACCAAGAGGTGGCCCGCAAGTCCCGGATGGTGAATGTGTACCACTTTGCCCCTACGCGCATCCGTTTGCCTTTTGTGGAGTTTGTGGTCGAGTGCGGCAAGGGAACATACGTGCGGAGTCTGGTAGCAGACCTTGGTGCGCTGCTTGGCTGCGGCGCGGTCCTCAAGACGCTGCGTCGCACTGCCGTTGGACCGCATTGCATTGAGGATGCGTTGACATTGGATCAGCTGCAGCGCTCGCATTTCTATCCAGTGGTGTAG